In Scophthalmus maximus strain ysfricsl-2021 chromosome 5, ASM2237912v1, whole genome shotgun sequence, a single window of DNA contains:
- the fyco1b gene encoding FYVE and coiled-coil domain-containing protein 1 isoform X2: MASCSSVGDNQLQRIIRDLHDAVSQLSKEHRECGEPITDDSANLHKFFYKLEYLLQFDQKEKTTFLGQRKDYWDYFCNCLIKIKGANDGIRFVKSIPELKTSLGKGRAFIRYSLVHQRLADTLQQCLINQKVTSDWYYARSPFLKCHLTADIINHLYELNQIQFDVAARGYDLDADWPAFARRTLGTASPFLWKPPSRCSSINSLVSSYSQSQAQDFLPAQDLSHSLLGELGELGEPSPCSIAENLRFELDQSELRKQALLVQVQELSREAAELKDVVEDLQGELGAQKLTGHLVSGEAQSQQEVGNQERTNHLHTCREAIKSEHKDRLAAAENKNMELLSKLDEALKEKGQQTASYCDSAWKIQELQDKLKRTEEERLEAKREAEDRARHCERLAQELKLREEELRSREEKLAEVKAGAHDEQEEALRRLEELQGVVGRIQGALSLKEKETGNLRAQLQDLQASLECRERHAEDLRKRLQEEREEEEQRCSSQNEELENLILDLRKTIKNREKEFAVSSERINHLEEQVEKLNVEKESLSSRLTDNEVSFDQTEDIDDYKTKCSNIMEMNTKLLQTVKQSEDNVKELTESRTALLDQLASLRASERHLKGRLEAANMCVEAREKKLLDENLHFEVTVQKALVHKEASDTQLKKLEHENRDLLEVQSLSRKQLARTQKELDSLTTKAAKLDKNLTVSQRSQSELLEKLQETEAKLRDQIVQCGLLQARADELESGTGELHDEKGAAESNEKMQKLRDEQSSSMEAKQGPFRLVIAEAQLELNLREVHRLRDEVVELRAQLLAGTEERIKVQALQEVTEASREDLRVLAEQLKAQVEELNRRHVDEILRSREREEALLRERDGEAQARAGLAADVTASREELNRLKLRYDASCLENSESREALHRANTETAELGVHVCMLTAENEEARLRWEGLSMRLQELEDEESQEAERLKSCIEELRQKNQQLLNQLNSEEDHLATKQELQKLRKAQREAESLQETNGEEIQALRFQLSSQAISYGSQLQSMNQELQEVKLQLTTEQEKLVNLENQLQELKAENRRYCQQIEEKNIQMAASENLIQHKDDEIIHLKGNLSRSELGLEAAQRACQEMSENLQRVTQDKQSFDLRTAAELDDLYRTKINLEERLIELIREKDALWQKSDALEFEQKLRDEETEKDVNHCLGCHSQFSWWLRKYNCRLCGRPFCYYCCSNTVSTQQGGSRERCCRDCYNQHSAVVERHPQEEVTHSTPGTPFSRLLQAGRVVTTVSGVDEDDKQEDGVFDIITEEEVSGVSDSLSFVTACSPVHGQQGAAQLSSSASAGDITSEDTEDLGASVQDSEICLLKSGELTLSVHFTIDDISAFGDSSQELFIKSSCYSTIPITMSSPGPTVTWTFTSEPKSIAFSVVYRESTETPLEQAKVLIPLTRCNSHKETIQGELKVRNPGEYTLIFDNSFSRFISKKVLYHLSLDRPVVYDGSDLL; this comes from the exons TTTGACCAGAAAGAGAAGACAACCTTTCTTGGCCAGAGGAAAGACTACTGGGATTATTTCTGCAACTGCCTGATTAAGATCAAGGGAGCTAATGATGGCATCCGTTTTGTTAAGTCTATCCCTGAG TTGAAGACGTCGCTGGGGAAAGGACGGGCCTTCATCCGCTACTCACTCGTTCACCAACGTCTCGCAGACACGCTGCAGCAGTGTCTTATTAACCAGAAGGTCACAAG tgACTGGTACTATGCCAGGAGTCCATTCCTCAAGTGTCACCTTACTGCTGACATAATCAACCATCTTTATGAGCTCAACCAGATCCAATTTGACGTGGCGGCCAGAGGTTACGACCTTGATGCGGATTGGCCAGCCTTCGCAAG GCGAACATTAGGCACAGCCTCACCCTTCCTGTGGAAGCCTCCTAGTCGCTGCTCCAGCATCAACAGTTTGGTTAGCAGCTATTCACAATCACAG GCACAGGACTTTCTTCCAGCCCAAGACCTGAGTCACAGTCTCCTTGGTGAACTGGGAGAACTGGGGGAACCCTCTCCTTGCAGCATTGCCGAGAATCTCCGCTTTGAGCTAGACCAGTCCGAGCTCAGAAAGCAGGCGCTTCTGGTGCAGGTTCAGGAGTTGAGCAGAGAAGCTGCTGAGCTCAAAGATGTGGTTGAAGACCTCCAAGGAGAGCTGGGGGCTCAGAAGTTGACTGGCCACTTGGTATCAGGTGAAGCCCAGAGTCAACAAGAAGTTGGTAATCAGGAGAGAACAAATCACCTCCACACCTGTAGGGAAGCAATAAAAAgtgaacacaaagacagacttGCAGCTGCTGAGAACAAAAACATGGAGCTTCTCTCTAAATTGGATGAAGCACTCAAAGAAAAGGGCCAACAAACAGCAAGCTACTGTGACTCAGCCTGGAAAATCCAGGAACTCCAGGATAAGCTcaagagaacagaggaggaaaggctgGAAGCAAAGAGGGAGGCTGAAGACAGGGCCAGGCACTGTGAGCGTCTAGCACAGGAACTCAAACTCAGGGAGGAAGAGTTGagaagcagggaggagaagcTAGCTGAAGTGAAAGCTGGAGCCCATGATGAACAAGAGGAGGCACTCAGGCGGTTGGAGGAGCTCCAAGGGGTTGTCGGTCGAATTCAAGGGGCTTTGAGtttgaaagagaaggagacggGGAACTTGAGAGCTCAGCTTCAGGATCTACAAGCATCACTGGAGTGCAGAGAGCGACATGCAGAGGACCTAAGGAAAAGGctgcaggaagagagggaagaggaagagcagaggtgtAGTAGCCAGAATGAGGAACTCGAGAACTTGATCCTGGATTTaagaaaaactataaaaaacagagagaaagagtttgCTGTTAGTTCAGAGCGAATAAACCACTTAGAAGAGCAGGTGGAAAAGTTAAATGTAGAGAAAGAAAGTCTGAGCTCTAGACTTACTGATAATGAAGTCTCCTTTGACCAAACGGAGGACATTGATGACTACAAAACTAAATGCAGCAATATCATGGAAATGAACACTAAGCTTCTTCAAACAGTAAAGCAGAGTGAGGATAATGTTAAAGAGCTAACAGAGAGCAGGACAGCCCTGTTAGATCAGCTAGCTTCTTTGAGGGCTTCAGAGAGGCACTTGAAAGGTAGATTAGAGGCTGCAAACATGTGTGTGGAGGCGCGGGAGAAGAAGCTTCTAGATGAAAACCTGCATTTTGAAGTGACTGTTCAGAAGGCACTTGTCCATAAGGAAGCATCGGACACTCAATTAAAGAAGCTAGAGCACGAGAACAGGGACCTTCTTGAGGTTCAGTCATTGTCGAGGAAACAGTTAGCAAGAACTCAGAAGGAGTTGGACTCTCTCACCACCAAAGCAGCAAAGTTGGACAAGAACCTCACGGTGTCCCAAAGAAGTCAATCAGAGTTACTTGAAAAACTACAGGAAACTGAGGCAAAGCTAAGAGACCAGATTGTTCAATGTGGGCTTCTGCAGGCTCGAGCAGACGAACTGGAGAGCGGGACCGGAGAGCTGCATGATGAAAAAGGAGCTGCAGAGAGTAATGAGAAAATGCAGAAGCTTCGTGATGAGCAGAGTTCCTCAATGGAAGCCAAACAGGGCCCGTTCAGGCTGGTGATAGCTGAAGCTCAACTGGAGCTCAACCTGAGGGAGGTGCACCGGCTCCGGGACGAGGTGGTGGAGCTCAGGGCTCAGCTTCTAGCAGGAACCGAGGAGAGAATAAAAGTCCAGGCCTTGCAGGAGGTGACGGAGGCCTCCAGAGAGGACCTCCGTGTTTTAGCAGAACAACTGAAGGCCCAGGTGGAGGAGCTAAACCGCCGGCACGTGGACGAGATTCTTCGTTCTCGGGAGCGAGAGGAGGCTCTTCTCCGCGAGCGAGACGGTGAGGCTCAGGCTCGAGCAGGTCTGGCTGCAGATGTGACTGCTTCCAGAGAGGAACTGAATAGACTGAAGCTGCGATATGATGCCTCGTGTCTGGAGAACAGTGAATCCAGGGAGGCGCTCCATAGAGCCAACACTGAAACTGCTGAGCTCggtgtgcatgtttgtatgcTAACCGCTGAGAATGAGGAGGCCCGCCTGCGCTGGGAAGGCCTGTCAATgaggctgcaggagctggaggacgaggaATCTCAGGAAGCTGAGAGGCTGAAAAGCTGCATAGAGGAGTTACGGCAAAAGAACCAGCAACTCCTCAATCAGCTCAATAGTGAAGAGGATCATTTGGCAACCaagcaggagctgcagaagcTACGCAAGGCCCAACGGGAGGCTGAATCTCTGCAGGAGACGAACGGGGAGGAGATCCAGGCTCTGCGCTTCCAGCTCAGTAGCCAAGCCATCAGCTATGGAAGCCAGCTCCAG AGCATGAACCAAGAGTTACAGGAAGTGAAATTACAGCTGACGACTGAGCAGGAGAAATTGGTTAATTTGGAGAACCAACTACAAGAGCTAAAG GCTGAGAATCGGAGATATTGCCAACAGATTGAGgagaaaaacatccagatgGCCGCGTCTGAAAATCTCATCCAGCATAAAGACGACGAGATAATCCATCTGAAAGGGAATTTATCAAG GTCTGAGCTCGGTCTCGAAGCAGCTCAGCGGGCCTGTCAAGAGATGAGTGAAAATCTACAGAGAGTCACACAGGACAAACAGAGCTTTGATCTTAGGACGGCTGCTGAACTCGATGACCTCTACCGCACCAAAATCAATTTAGAGGAAAGACTGATAGAACTCATCAG GGAGAAAGATGCACTTTGGCAGAAGTCGGATGCCTTGGAGTTTGAGCAGAAACTGCGggatgaggagacagagaaggacgTGAACCATTGTCTGGGATGTCACAGTCAGTTCAGCTGGTGGCTCCGCAAATACAACTGCAG ACTGTGTGGGCGTCCCTTCTGCTACTACTGCTGCAGCAACACAGTGAGCACCCAACAGGGCGGCAGCAGAGAGCGCTGCTGCAGGGACTGTTATAACCAGCACAGTGCAGTGGTGGAGCGCCACCCACAGGAGGAAGTGACTCACAGCACGCCGGGGACTCCGTTCAGCCGCTTGCTGCAGGCTGGGAGAGTTGTGACCACTGTGTCAG GAGTGGATGAGgatgacaaacaggaagatgGCGTTTTCGACATCATCACTGAAGAAGAAGTGAGCGGCGTCAGTGACTCCCTCTCTTTTGTCACTGCCTGTTCTCCTGTACAtggacagcagggggcagcacagcT AAGCAGCAGTGCCAGTGCAGGAGACATCACATCAGAGGATACTGAGGACCTCGGTGCTTCTGTACAGGATTCAGAGATTTGCCTCCTGAAGTCGGGAGAACTCAC tctctCTGTCCACTTCACGATCGATGATATCTCAGCGTTTGGGGATAGCTCCCAAGAGCTTTTCATTAAATCCAGCTGTTACAGCACCATCCCCATCACCATGAGCAGCCCCGGTCCCACTGTTACCTGGACGTTCACCTCTGAGCCCAAGAGCATCGCCTTCAGCGTGGTCTACAGGGAGAGCACGGAGACACCGCTGGAGCAGGCCAAG GTTTTGATCCCACTGACTCGCTGTAACTCCCACAAAGAGACAATCCAGGGGGAGCTGAAAGTCAGGAACCCCGGAGAATACACGCTCATCTTTGACAACTCCTTCTCCAG GTTCATCTCAAAGAAAGTTCTGTATCACCTGAGTCTCGACAGGCCCGTGGTCTACGATGGATCCGACCTCCTCTGA
- the fyco1b gene encoding FYVE and coiled-coil domain-containing protein 1 isoform X1, translating into MCPARFDKCDVYVAACSIMSRFERDTRLCDTSPLVASDDRRTGAGRELPDISPTMASCSSVGDNQLQRIIRDLHDAVSQLSKEHRECGEPITDDSANLHKFFYKLEYLLQFDQKEKTTFLGQRKDYWDYFCNCLIKIKGANDGIRFVKSIPELKTSLGKGRAFIRYSLVHQRLADTLQQCLINQKVTSDWYYARSPFLKCHLTADIINHLYELNQIQFDVAARGYDLDADWPAFARRTLGTASPFLWKPPSRCSSINSLVSSYSQSQAQDFLPAQDLSHSLLGELGELGEPSPCSIAENLRFELDQSELRKQALLVQVQELSREAAELKDVVEDLQGELGAQKLTGHLVSGEAQSQQEVGNQERTNHLHTCREAIKSEHKDRLAAAENKNMELLSKLDEALKEKGQQTASYCDSAWKIQELQDKLKRTEEERLEAKREAEDRARHCERLAQELKLREEELRSREEKLAEVKAGAHDEQEEALRRLEELQGVVGRIQGALSLKEKETGNLRAQLQDLQASLECRERHAEDLRKRLQEEREEEEQRCSSQNEELENLILDLRKTIKNREKEFAVSSERINHLEEQVEKLNVEKESLSSRLTDNEVSFDQTEDIDDYKTKCSNIMEMNTKLLQTVKQSEDNVKELTESRTALLDQLASLRASERHLKGRLEAANMCVEAREKKLLDENLHFEVTVQKALVHKEASDTQLKKLEHENRDLLEVQSLSRKQLARTQKELDSLTTKAAKLDKNLTVSQRSQSELLEKLQETEAKLRDQIVQCGLLQARADELESGTGELHDEKGAAESNEKMQKLRDEQSSSMEAKQGPFRLVIAEAQLELNLREVHRLRDEVVELRAQLLAGTEERIKVQALQEVTEASREDLRVLAEQLKAQVEELNRRHVDEILRSREREEALLRERDGEAQARAGLAADVTASREELNRLKLRYDASCLENSESREALHRANTETAELGVHVCMLTAENEEARLRWEGLSMRLQELEDEESQEAERLKSCIEELRQKNQQLLNQLNSEEDHLATKQELQKLRKAQREAESLQETNGEEIQALRFQLSSQAISYGSQLQSMNQELQEVKLQLTTEQEKLVNLENQLQELKAENRRYCQQIEEKNIQMAASENLIQHKDDEIIHLKGNLSRSELGLEAAQRACQEMSENLQRVTQDKQSFDLRTAAELDDLYRTKINLEERLIELIREKDALWQKSDALEFEQKLRDEETEKDVNHCLGCHSQFSWWLRKYNCRLCGRPFCYYCCSNTVSTQQGGSRERCCRDCYNQHSAVVERHPQEEVTHSTPGTPFSRLLQAGRVVTTVSGVDEDDKQEDGVFDIITEEEVSGVSDSLSFVTACSPVHGQQGAAQLSSSASAGDITSEDTEDLGASVQDSEICLLKSGELTLSVHFTIDDISAFGDSSQELFIKSSCYSTIPITMSSPGPTVTWTFTSEPKSIAFSVVYRESTETPLEQAKVLIPLTRCNSHKETIQGELKVRNPGEYTLIFDNSFSRFISKKVLYHLSLDRPVVYDGSDLL; encoded by the exons TTTGACCAGAAAGAGAAGACAACCTTTCTTGGCCAGAGGAAAGACTACTGGGATTATTTCTGCAACTGCCTGATTAAGATCAAGGGAGCTAATGATGGCATCCGTTTTGTTAAGTCTATCCCTGAG TTGAAGACGTCGCTGGGGAAAGGACGGGCCTTCATCCGCTACTCACTCGTTCACCAACGTCTCGCAGACACGCTGCAGCAGTGTCTTATTAACCAGAAGGTCACAAG tgACTGGTACTATGCCAGGAGTCCATTCCTCAAGTGTCACCTTACTGCTGACATAATCAACCATCTTTATGAGCTCAACCAGATCCAATTTGACGTGGCGGCCAGAGGTTACGACCTTGATGCGGATTGGCCAGCCTTCGCAAG GCGAACATTAGGCACAGCCTCACCCTTCCTGTGGAAGCCTCCTAGTCGCTGCTCCAGCATCAACAGTTTGGTTAGCAGCTATTCACAATCACAG GCACAGGACTTTCTTCCAGCCCAAGACCTGAGTCACAGTCTCCTTGGTGAACTGGGAGAACTGGGGGAACCCTCTCCTTGCAGCATTGCCGAGAATCTCCGCTTTGAGCTAGACCAGTCCGAGCTCAGAAAGCAGGCGCTTCTGGTGCAGGTTCAGGAGTTGAGCAGAGAAGCTGCTGAGCTCAAAGATGTGGTTGAAGACCTCCAAGGAGAGCTGGGGGCTCAGAAGTTGACTGGCCACTTGGTATCAGGTGAAGCCCAGAGTCAACAAGAAGTTGGTAATCAGGAGAGAACAAATCACCTCCACACCTGTAGGGAAGCAATAAAAAgtgaacacaaagacagacttGCAGCTGCTGAGAACAAAAACATGGAGCTTCTCTCTAAATTGGATGAAGCACTCAAAGAAAAGGGCCAACAAACAGCAAGCTACTGTGACTCAGCCTGGAAAATCCAGGAACTCCAGGATAAGCTcaagagaacagaggaggaaaggctgGAAGCAAAGAGGGAGGCTGAAGACAGGGCCAGGCACTGTGAGCGTCTAGCACAGGAACTCAAACTCAGGGAGGAAGAGTTGagaagcagggaggagaagcTAGCTGAAGTGAAAGCTGGAGCCCATGATGAACAAGAGGAGGCACTCAGGCGGTTGGAGGAGCTCCAAGGGGTTGTCGGTCGAATTCAAGGGGCTTTGAGtttgaaagagaaggagacggGGAACTTGAGAGCTCAGCTTCAGGATCTACAAGCATCACTGGAGTGCAGAGAGCGACATGCAGAGGACCTAAGGAAAAGGctgcaggaagagagggaagaggaagagcagaggtgtAGTAGCCAGAATGAGGAACTCGAGAACTTGATCCTGGATTTaagaaaaactataaaaaacagagagaaagagtttgCTGTTAGTTCAGAGCGAATAAACCACTTAGAAGAGCAGGTGGAAAAGTTAAATGTAGAGAAAGAAAGTCTGAGCTCTAGACTTACTGATAATGAAGTCTCCTTTGACCAAACGGAGGACATTGATGACTACAAAACTAAATGCAGCAATATCATGGAAATGAACACTAAGCTTCTTCAAACAGTAAAGCAGAGTGAGGATAATGTTAAAGAGCTAACAGAGAGCAGGACAGCCCTGTTAGATCAGCTAGCTTCTTTGAGGGCTTCAGAGAGGCACTTGAAAGGTAGATTAGAGGCTGCAAACATGTGTGTGGAGGCGCGGGAGAAGAAGCTTCTAGATGAAAACCTGCATTTTGAAGTGACTGTTCAGAAGGCACTTGTCCATAAGGAAGCATCGGACACTCAATTAAAGAAGCTAGAGCACGAGAACAGGGACCTTCTTGAGGTTCAGTCATTGTCGAGGAAACAGTTAGCAAGAACTCAGAAGGAGTTGGACTCTCTCACCACCAAAGCAGCAAAGTTGGACAAGAACCTCACGGTGTCCCAAAGAAGTCAATCAGAGTTACTTGAAAAACTACAGGAAACTGAGGCAAAGCTAAGAGACCAGATTGTTCAATGTGGGCTTCTGCAGGCTCGAGCAGACGAACTGGAGAGCGGGACCGGAGAGCTGCATGATGAAAAAGGAGCTGCAGAGAGTAATGAGAAAATGCAGAAGCTTCGTGATGAGCAGAGTTCCTCAATGGAAGCCAAACAGGGCCCGTTCAGGCTGGTGATAGCTGAAGCTCAACTGGAGCTCAACCTGAGGGAGGTGCACCGGCTCCGGGACGAGGTGGTGGAGCTCAGGGCTCAGCTTCTAGCAGGAACCGAGGAGAGAATAAAAGTCCAGGCCTTGCAGGAGGTGACGGAGGCCTCCAGAGAGGACCTCCGTGTTTTAGCAGAACAACTGAAGGCCCAGGTGGAGGAGCTAAACCGCCGGCACGTGGACGAGATTCTTCGTTCTCGGGAGCGAGAGGAGGCTCTTCTCCGCGAGCGAGACGGTGAGGCTCAGGCTCGAGCAGGTCTGGCTGCAGATGTGACTGCTTCCAGAGAGGAACTGAATAGACTGAAGCTGCGATATGATGCCTCGTGTCTGGAGAACAGTGAATCCAGGGAGGCGCTCCATAGAGCCAACACTGAAACTGCTGAGCTCggtgtgcatgtttgtatgcTAACCGCTGAGAATGAGGAGGCCCGCCTGCGCTGGGAAGGCCTGTCAATgaggctgcaggagctggaggacgaggaATCTCAGGAAGCTGAGAGGCTGAAAAGCTGCATAGAGGAGTTACGGCAAAAGAACCAGCAACTCCTCAATCAGCTCAATAGTGAAGAGGATCATTTGGCAACCaagcaggagctgcagaagcTACGCAAGGCCCAACGGGAGGCTGAATCTCTGCAGGAGACGAACGGGGAGGAGATCCAGGCTCTGCGCTTCCAGCTCAGTAGCCAAGCCATCAGCTATGGAAGCCAGCTCCAG AGCATGAACCAAGAGTTACAGGAAGTGAAATTACAGCTGACGACTGAGCAGGAGAAATTGGTTAATTTGGAGAACCAACTACAAGAGCTAAAG GCTGAGAATCGGAGATATTGCCAACAGATTGAGgagaaaaacatccagatgGCCGCGTCTGAAAATCTCATCCAGCATAAAGACGACGAGATAATCCATCTGAAAGGGAATTTATCAAG GTCTGAGCTCGGTCTCGAAGCAGCTCAGCGGGCCTGTCAAGAGATGAGTGAAAATCTACAGAGAGTCACACAGGACAAACAGAGCTTTGATCTTAGGACGGCTGCTGAACTCGATGACCTCTACCGCACCAAAATCAATTTAGAGGAAAGACTGATAGAACTCATCAG GGAGAAAGATGCACTTTGGCAGAAGTCGGATGCCTTGGAGTTTGAGCAGAAACTGCGggatgaggagacagagaaggacgTGAACCATTGTCTGGGATGTCACAGTCAGTTCAGCTGGTGGCTCCGCAAATACAACTGCAG ACTGTGTGGGCGTCCCTTCTGCTACTACTGCTGCAGCAACACAGTGAGCACCCAACAGGGCGGCAGCAGAGAGCGCTGCTGCAGGGACTGTTATAACCAGCACAGTGCAGTGGTGGAGCGCCACCCACAGGAGGAAGTGACTCACAGCACGCCGGGGACTCCGTTCAGCCGCTTGCTGCAGGCTGGGAGAGTTGTGACCACTGTGTCAG GAGTGGATGAGgatgacaaacaggaagatgGCGTTTTCGACATCATCACTGAAGAAGAAGTGAGCGGCGTCAGTGACTCCCTCTCTTTTGTCACTGCCTGTTCTCCTGTACAtggacagcagggggcagcacagcT AAGCAGCAGTGCCAGTGCAGGAGACATCACATCAGAGGATACTGAGGACCTCGGTGCTTCTGTACAGGATTCAGAGATTTGCCTCCTGAAGTCGGGAGAACTCAC tctctCTGTCCACTTCACGATCGATGATATCTCAGCGTTTGGGGATAGCTCCCAAGAGCTTTTCATTAAATCCAGCTGTTACAGCACCATCCCCATCACCATGAGCAGCCCCGGTCCCACTGTTACCTGGACGTTCACCTCTGAGCCCAAGAGCATCGCCTTCAGCGTGGTCTACAGGGAGAGCACGGAGACACCGCTGGAGCAGGCCAAG GTTTTGATCCCACTGACTCGCTGTAACTCCCACAAAGAGACAATCCAGGGGGAGCTGAAAGTCAGGAACCCCGGAGAATACACGCTCATCTTTGACAACTCCTTCTCCAG GTTCATCTCAAAGAAAGTTCTGTATCACCTGAGTCTCGACAGGCCCGTGGTCTACGATGGATCCGACCTCCTCTGA